The Gilliamella apicola genome window below encodes:
- a CDS encoding ArsC family reductase — protein sequence MYIIYGIKNCNTMKKAFTWLDDHHIQYQFHNYKTDGLTADLLDTFLQLVDWQSLLNTRGTTWRKLDEQVREQINNAQAAKKIMLDNPSILKRPLLIDGKRALLGFSDESYSQFISQSK from the coding sequence ATGTATATCATTTATGGTATTAAAAACTGTAATACAATGAAAAAAGCGTTTACTTGGCTTGATGATCATCATATCCAATATCAATTTCATAATTATAAAACAGACGGATTGACGGCTGATCTGCTCGACACTTTTTTGCAATTAGTTGATTGGCAAAGTTTACTTAATACGCGCGGTACAACATGGCGCAAATTAGATGAACAGGTTCGTGAGCAAATCAATAATGCACAAGCCGCCAAAAAAATTATGTTAGACAATCCATCTATTTTAAAACGTCCATTACTGATCGATGGTAAGCGTGCCTTGTTAGGATTTTCTGACGAGAGTTATTCACAATTTATTTCGCAATCAAAATAA
- a CDS encoding YpfN family protein — translation MAWLKDYWWIILIILIGIFINGIKALNRLSYKNYLEKKNGIKPIPYSDDDDDWSSSNKSNK, via the coding sequence ATGGCATGGCTTAAAGATTATTGGTGGATTATTTTAATTATCTTAATTGGAATTTTTATCAACGGCATTAAAGCACTAAATCGACTGAGTTATAAAAATTATCTAGAGAAAAAGAACGGGATAAAACCAATACCTTATAGTGATGATGATGACGATTGGTCATCATCAAATAAATCAAACAAATAA
- a CDS encoding sugar-binding transcriptional regulator → MRWEEKRDLVKIATWYYQYGWTQAQIAQKIGISRSIISKKLQDAKELGIVEIFIKDETAYTVELEQKLETKFELEEAIVVATHDLSYEESTNWLAKKAAYALNKRILKVNKLGISWGKTIRKFVNEFPYITNKKLVIVPLIGGMGAEEVDLHSNQICYDLKKKMQCTCKYLYAPALVEDQTMKNDLCKNKYINEVLNEGKTVDMAIVGISNPYQNSTMEEIGYINKKDLEEFRYYDVVGDCNSRFYTSDGKEANSPINQKIIGLSLDDLREIPTVVAIVSGENKEKAVIAALNSKIIDIIVMTDKMAEYVLNTSY, encoded by the coding sequence ATGAGATGGGAAGAAAAGCGAGATTTAGTTAAAATTGCAACTTGGTATTACCAATACGGTTGGACTCAGGCTCAAATAGCCCAGAAGATAGGTATTTCACGATCAATAATTTCTAAAAAATTACAAGATGCTAAAGAATTAGGTATTGTTGAAATTTTTATCAAAGATGAAACTGCATATACAGTTGAATTAGAACAGAAACTTGAAACTAAATTTGAACTAGAAGAAGCGATTGTTGTTGCTACGCATGATCTATCTTATGAAGAATCCACAAATTGGTTGGCTAAAAAAGCTGCTTATGCATTAAATAAACGAATCTTGAAAGTTAATAAATTAGGTATTTCGTGGGGAAAAACAATTAGAAAATTTGTTAATGAATTTCCTTATATAACCAATAAAAAGTTAGTTATTGTACCTTTGATAGGTGGTATGGGTGCAGAGGAAGTTGACTTACATTCCAATCAAATTTGTTATGATCTTAAAAAGAAGATGCAGTGTACATGTAAGTATTTATATGCACCAGCATTAGTGGAAGATCAAACAATGAAAAATGATCTATGTAAGAATAAATATATAAATGAAGTACTCAATGAAGGTAAAACAGTTGATATGGCGATCGTAGGTATATCTAATCCTTATCAAAATAGTACTATGGAAGAAATCGGTTATATTAATAAAAAAGATCTTGAGGAGTTTCGTTATTATGATGTGGTAGGAGATTGTAATTCACGTTTTTATACTTCTGACGGGAAAGAAGCAAATAGTCCAATAAATCAAAAAATTATAGGTTTAAGTTTAGATGATTTACGTGAAATTCCAACAGTAGTTGCCATTGTATCAGGTGAAAATAAGGAAAAAGCGGTTATTGCAGCTTTAAATTCTAAGATTATTGATATTATCGTTATGACAGACAAAATGGCTGAATATGTTTTAAATACTAGTTACTAA
- the tkt gene encoding transketolase encodes MNATTLSHRELANAIRALSMDGVQKAKSGHPGAPMGMADMAEVLWRGFLKHNPTNPNWADRDRFVLSNGHASMLIYSLLHLTGYNVTIDDLKNFRQLHSKTAGHPEYGYVPGVETTTGPLGQGIANAVGMAIAERTLAAQFNKSGHTIVDHHTYVFMGDGCMMEGISHEVCSLAGTLKLGKLIAFYDENGISIDGEIEGWFTDDTAKRFEAYGWHVIRGIDGHDAKALKEAIEQAQAVTDKPSLLMCKTIIGFGSPNKAGSHESHGAPLGDAEIEATRKELGWRYPAFEIPKEYYDAWDAKAKGKQVEDEWNARFDAYAKAYPDLAQEFKRRVNGDLPANWQQVAKDFVNKLQANPATIATRKASQNAIEAFAPILPEFLGGSADLAPSNLTMWSGSKEILANPNGNYIHYGVREFGMSAIMNGIALHGGFIPYGATFLMFMEYARNAIRMAALMKIRSLFVYTHDSIGLGEDGPTHQPVEQMASLRVTPNVSTWRPCDQVESAIAWQYAIERQDGPTALIFSRQNLKQQDRSAEQLANVYRGGYILNDCTGTPELIIIATGSEVELAVEAYHKLTEDGKKVRVVSMPSTDAFDKQEQTYKESVLPSSVTARLAIEAGISDYWYKYVGLNGKVVGMTTFGESGPADQLFKEFGFTIDNVLNQAKSLLK; translated from the coding sequence ATGAATGCAACGACTTTATCTCACCGCGAACTAGCGAATGCGATAAGAGCATTAAGTATGGATGGTGTGCAAAAAGCTAAATCTGGTCACCCAGGCGCACCTATGGGCATGGCTGATATGGCTGAAGTACTTTGGCGTGGATTTTTAAAACATAATCCAACTAACCCTAATTGGGCTGATCGCGACCGTTTTGTGTTATCAAATGGTCATGCATCTATGTTGATTTATAGCTTGCTGCATTTAACTGGCTATAATGTGACAATTGATGATCTTAAAAACTTTCGTCAATTGCATTCAAAAACAGCAGGTCACCCTGAATATGGTTATGTTCCTGGTGTTGAAACAACAACTGGCCCATTAGGACAAGGTATTGCTAATGCTGTAGGTATGGCTATTGCTGAAAGAACATTAGCTGCGCAATTTAATAAATCTGGTCATACCATCGTTGACCATCATACTTATGTATTTATGGGTGATGGTTGTATGATGGAAGGGATTTCACACGAAGTATGTTCATTAGCTGGTACCCTTAAATTAGGCAAACTCATTGCATTTTATGATGAAAATGGTATCTCTATCGATGGTGAAATTGAAGGCTGGTTTACTGATGATACCGCAAAACGCTTTGAAGCTTATGGTTGGCATGTAATTCGTGGCATTGATGGTCATGATGCTAAAGCTTTAAAAGAAGCCATTGAACAAGCACAAGCAGTAACCGATAAACCGTCATTGTTAATGTGTAAAACAATTATTGGTTTTGGTTCACCAAATAAAGCGGGTAGTCACGAAAGTCATGGCGCACCTTTAGGTGATGCTGAAATCGAAGCGACACGTAAAGAACTCGGTTGGCGTTATCCTGCCTTTGAAATTCCAAAAGAGTATTACGATGCTTGGGATGCAAAAGCTAAAGGTAAACAAGTTGAAGATGAGTGGAATGCACGTTTTGATGCATATGCTAAAGCTTATCCTGATTTAGCTCAAGAATTTAAACGTCGAGTTAATGGCGATCTTCCTGCTAATTGGCAACAAGTTGCAAAAGATTTTGTGAATAAACTACAAGCGAATCCTGCAACGATTGCAACTCGTAAAGCATCACAAAATGCGATTGAAGCGTTTGCTCCTATCTTACCTGAATTTTTAGGCGGCTCTGCTGACTTAGCACCAAGTAATTTGACCATGTGGTCAGGTTCAAAAGAGATTTTAGCCAACCCAAATGGTAATTATATCCACTATGGCGTACGTGAATTTGGAATGTCAGCAATCATGAATGGTATTGCCTTACATGGCGGATTTATTCCTTATGGCGCAACTTTCCTTATGTTTATGGAATACGCACGTAATGCTATCCGTATGGCTGCGTTAATGAAGATTCGTTCATTATTTGTTTATACTCATGATTCTATTGGTTTAGGTGAAGATGGACCAACGCATCAACCTGTTGAGCAAATGGCAAGTTTACGAGTTACACCAAATGTTAGTACTTGGCGCCCATGTGACCAAGTTGAATCAGCTATCGCTTGGCAATATGCGATAGAACGCCAAGATGGTCCGACAGCGCTAATCTTCTCAAGACAAAATCTTAAACAGCAAGATCGTAGTGCTGAACAATTGGCTAATGTTTATCGCGGTGGTTATATTCTTAATGATTGTACTGGTACTCCAGAATTAATTATTATTGCCACTGGTTCAGAAGTTGAACTTGCTGTTGAGGCATATCATAAACTTACCGAAGATGGTAAAAAAGTGAGAGTTGTCTCAATGCCATCGACAGATGCATTTGATAAACAAGAGCAAACTTATAAAGAATCAGTATTACCATCTTCAGTAACGGCTCGCTTAGCGATTGAAGCAGGTATCAGTGACTATTGGTATAAATATGTTGGTCTTAATGGTAAAGTTGTTGGTATGACAACATTTGGTGAATCAGGTCCAGCCGATCAACTATTTAAAGAATTCGGTTTTACTATTGATAATGTCTTAAATCAGGCGAAAAGTTTGTTGAAATAA
- a CDS encoding FeoA family protein, giving the protein MSSLTLNHLPIGREAVISRFLPKSLPYRRKLLAMGITPGCKVEVVRTAPFGDPIEINMRGFLLCLRRQEASFIEVLEVGA; this is encoded by the coding sequence ATGTCATCTTTAACTCTTAACCACTTGCCGATAGGGCGTGAGGCGGTTATTTCTAGATTTTTACCTAAATCGTTACCTTATCGTCGTAAATTACTAGCTATGGGTATTACACCTGGTTGTAAAGTCGAAGTAGTACGCACTGCACCATTCGGTGATCCCATAGAAATTAATATGCGTGGATTTTTATTATGTTTACGCCGCCAAGAAGCTTCTTTTATTGAAGTATTAGAGGTTGGAGCATGA
- a CDS encoding RpiB/LacA/LacB family sugar-phosphate isomerase: MVDYSSDKQIKDSLYSDVANAIACSIKEDMHERGILICEKDIGVAIATNKLLSICVAQRHDTFSSELAKKSNNAQFMIMGAKVIGLELAKKLMGPRSNSEFESRTSTAKVERINHYDQLS, encoded by the coding sequence ATTGTTGATTATAGCAGTGACAAGCAGATAAAAGACTCTTTGTACTCAGATGTTGCCAACGCTATAGCTTGTTCAATCAAAGAAGATATGCATGAACGAGGTATCTTAATTTGTGAGAAAGATATAGGTGTTGCGATTGCTACTAATAAGTTACTGAGTATTTGTGTTGCACAACGTCATGATACATTTTCATCTGAACTTGCTAAAAAAAGCAATAATGCACAATTTATGATAATGGGTGCTAAAGTAATTGGTCTTGAGCTAGCTAAAAAACTTATGGGACCAAGGTCAAATTCTGAATTTGAAAGTAGAACGTCAACAGCTAAAGTTGAACGTATTAACCATTATGATCAGCTATCATAG
- a CDS encoding FeoC-like transcriptional regulator: MLVTSIRDYVQLKGRAALQDIARHFRIPNSATVQMLDFWIKKGCIQQLTIEDSQTACKLNQCKTCAGCNVYQQIVYVWLNK, translated from the coding sequence ATGCTAGTAACTTCAATTCGAGATTATGTGCAGTTAAAAGGCCGAGCAGCTCTACAAGACATCGCTCGACATTTTCGTATTCCTAATAGCGCTACAGTTCAAATGCTAGATTTTTGGATTAAAAAAGGATGCATTCAACAGTTAACCATTGAGGATAGTCAAACCGCATGCAAACTTAATCAATGCAAAACGTGTGCAGGTTGTAATGTCTATCAACAAATAGTTTATGTTTGGTTAAATAAATGA
- the dapE gene encoding succinyl-diaminopimelate desuccinylase — MTEPVIALTTALIAEKSISPDDKNCQKIIIERLKKLGFTIEEINIGQTKNLWAFHGDRKSKTLMFAGHTDVVPAGDETKWLYPPFTPIIDENGVLYGRGAADMKSGVAAMICAAEDFIKNNPDHDGCVAFLLTSDEEADATDGTVKVVDLLMNRHERVDYCIVGEPSSDTLLGDQIKNGRRGSLTANLVVHGVQGHVAYPHLADNPVHRFAPALNELVNTTWDEGNEYFPQTTMQVANISGGTGAENVIPGDLSVQFNFRYSSELTDTQIKERVEQILQKYNLKYTLNWRLSGHPFLTPQGELTNAATDAIKDIMGINTNLSTSGGTSDGRFIAKMGCQVIELGVINKTIHKVNENANCQDIINLTAIYKRILETLLLA; from the coding sequence ATGACTGAACCTGTTATTGCGCTGACTACTGCGCTTATTGCTGAAAAATCGATAAGTCCTGATGACAAAAACTGTCAAAAAATAATTATCGAACGTTTAAAAAAACTTGGATTTACCATTGAAGAAATAAATATTGGGCAAACCAAAAATTTGTGGGCTTTTCATGGTGATCGTAAAAGTAAAACACTGATGTTTGCGGGTCATACTGACGTAGTGCCCGCAGGCGACGAAACTAAATGGCTTTATCCTCCTTTTACGCCTATCATTGATGAAAATGGTGTACTGTATGGTCGTGGTGCCGCGGACATGAAAAGTGGCGTGGCAGCTATGATATGTGCAGCAGAAGATTTTATTAAAAACAATCCTGATCATGATGGCTGCGTGGCTTTTTTGTTAACTTCTGATGAAGAAGCTGACGCAACCGACGGCACCGTTAAAGTAGTCGATTTATTAATGAATCGCCATGAACGTGTTGATTATTGTATTGTTGGCGAACCTTCAAGTGATACCTTACTTGGCGATCAAATTAAAAATGGGCGTCGTGGTTCATTAACCGCTAATTTAGTCGTGCATGGGGTACAAGGACATGTTGCTTATCCTCATCTGGCTGATAACCCGGTGCATCGCTTTGCCCCTGCATTAAATGAGCTAGTTAACACAACTTGGGATGAAGGCAATGAGTACTTTCCGCAAACCACCATGCAAGTCGCAAATATCAGTGGCGGAACTGGAGCTGAAAATGTAATACCTGGCGATCTGAGTGTTCAATTTAATTTTCGCTATAGCAGCGAGCTTACCGACACACAAATTAAAGAACGTGTTGAACAGATTTTACAAAAGTATAATTTAAAATATACATTAAATTGGCGTCTTTCAGGTCATCCATTTTTAACTCCGCAAGGCGAACTAACCAATGCTGCTACAGATGCCATTAAGGATATTATGGGAATAAATACCAACCTTTCAACCAGTGGCGGAACGTCAGACGGTCGTTTTATCGCTAAAATGGGCTGCCAAGTCATTGAGCTTGGTGTGATTAACAAAACTATCCATAAAGTCAACGAAAATGCCAACTGCCAAGATATTATTAATTTAACCGCAATCTATAAACGTATTTTAGAGACTTTATTACTGGCATAA
- the feoB gene encoding Fe(2+) transporter permease subunit FeoB has protein sequence MKIALIGNPNCGKTTLFNLLTGAKQRVGNWPGVTVERKTGLFTYNHKQYDIVDLPGTYSIESDPLCVSQDELIARQFVLSEDDCVLVNIIDATNLQRSLYLTCQLVDLQLPMIVVLNMMDAVKAMGEQINITKLSKLLGCPVVAISSSKKIGLQALYQQIQAMTLSSQVANPSINLLGDEQQAIIDRYINELPEKSEVRQFNPWQLHDVLLDDSHYNLTQLESEKLTACRLLLSAWCDNEIDVALASARYDTIDTICKTVIDKPRELNVRFSDILDRIFLGRITGIPLFLLTMYIMFMLSINFGSVFVDFFDGLCGTLFVDGTAQVLQTIHAPSWLIAILANGIGRGIQTVSTFIPVIGAMFFCLSFLEDSGYLARAAMVVDRGMRCIGLPGKAFVPMLVGFGCGVPAIMGTRTLESTRDRIMSICMIPFMSCGARLPVYALFAVIFFPKHASFIVFSLYMLGVAVAIFTGFVLKFTLLKGSITPFIMEMPVYRIPTLSSLLNLTWQRLKNFIFRAGKAIVIMVTVLSLLNSWGRDGTFGHEDSQDSMLSVVSQKITPAFAPMGINQHNWPATVGIFTGIFAKESVIATLNSLYSMDETDTTQQSESFNLSQGILDALKTIPKNLVNLSDAVLDPLSLSTVNDDIDSLQSDLAVDSTAVSQLKNSFMTPSVAIAYLIFILLYTPCAAALGAVYREAGIRWMIFIGIWTFIIGWLSATIYYQTTLIGHSQSAVWWLLGCGAFMLIMIITMRIVGRYSIFNQTIISSSNSKNSSCCY, from the coding sequence ATGAAGATCGCGCTAATTGGTAATCCAAATTGTGGTAAAACAACATTATTCAATTTGTTGACTGGTGCCAAACAAAGAGTGGGTAATTGGCCTGGCGTTACTGTTGAACGTAAAACTGGGCTGTTTACCTACAATCATAAACAATATGATATTGTTGATTTACCGGGAACCTATTCAATTGAATCCGATCCCTTATGCGTCTCGCAAGATGAGTTAATTGCAAGACAGTTTGTCTTGAGTGAAGATGATTGCGTGCTGGTAAATATCATTGATGCGACAAATTTGCAGCGTAGTTTGTATTTGACTTGTCAATTAGTCGATTTGCAATTACCTATGATTGTCGTACTTAATATGATGGATGCGGTTAAAGCAATGGGCGAACAGATTAATATTACAAAATTATCAAAATTGTTGGGTTGTCCCGTGGTGGCGATATCATCAAGTAAAAAAATAGGATTGCAAGCACTGTATCAGCAAATTCAAGCGATGACATTATCTTCCCAAGTAGCCAATCCATCAATAAATTTGTTAGGGGATGAACAGCAAGCGATTATTGATAGATATATTAATGAATTGCCTGAAAAAAGTGAAGTGCGTCAATTTAACCCATGGCAATTGCATGATGTGTTATTAGATGATTCACATTATAATCTGACCCAGCTTGAGAGTGAAAAACTAACAGCCTGTCGCCTTTTACTTTCAGCGTGGTGCGATAATGAAATTGATGTAGCATTAGCATCTGCCCGCTATGATACAATTGATACCATTTGTAAAACAGTCATTGACAAGCCTCGTGAGTTAAATGTTCGTTTTTCAGATATACTTGACAGGATTTTTTTAGGTCGCATTACAGGTATTCCATTGTTTTTGTTAACAATGTATATCATGTTTATGTTGTCGATTAATTTTGGTTCGGTTTTTGTTGATTTTTTTGATGGATTATGTGGCACGTTGTTTGTGGATGGCACTGCACAAGTGTTACAAACTATACACGCACCGAGCTGGCTTATCGCTATTTTAGCTAATGGTATAGGGCGTGGTATTCAAACTGTTTCAACTTTTATACCTGTAATAGGGGCAATGTTTTTCTGTTTGTCATTTTTAGAAGATTCGGGTTATTTGGCAAGGGCGGCAATGGTTGTCGATCGTGGTATGCGCTGTATAGGTTTGCCAGGTAAGGCGTTTGTACCCATGTTAGTTGGTTTTGGTTGTGGTGTGCCAGCCATTATGGGAACGCGTACATTAGAAAGCACGCGTGATCGCATTATGTCAATTTGTATGATTCCATTTATGTCGTGCGGAGCAAGATTGCCGGTGTATGCGTTGTTTGCAGTTATCTTTTTTCCTAAACATGCTTCATTTATCGTTTTTAGTTTGTATATGTTGGGTGTCGCTGTGGCTATTTTCACTGGCTTTGTCCTTAAGTTTACCTTATTAAAGGGCTCGATTACGCCATTTATTATGGAAATGCCAGTATATCGAATCCCTACGTTAAGCAGTTTGCTCAATTTAACTTGGCAACGTCTGAAAAATTTCATTTTTAGAGCTGGAAAAGCCATTGTCATCATGGTGACGGTCTTAAGTCTGCTTAATTCATGGGGGCGAGATGGAACGTTTGGACATGAAGATTCACAAGATTCGATGCTATCTGTTGTTAGTCAGAAGATCACACCAGCATTCGCTCCAATGGGTATTAATCAACACAATTGGCCAGCTACAGTTGGTATTTTTACTGGTATTTTTGCTAAAGAATCGGTTATTGCAACCTTAAATTCGCTTTATTCTATGGATGAAACGGATACCACACAACAGTCTGAATCATTCAATTTGTCGCAAGGTATTTTAGATGCACTTAAAACGATCCCTAAAAATCTAGTTAATTTGTCTGATGCTGTTTTAGATCCTTTGAGTTTATCAACAGTCAATGATGATATTGACTCATTACAATCAGATTTGGCAGTAGATTCGACAGCAGTATCACAATTAAAAAACTCCTTTATGACGCCATCAGTGGCAATAGCTTATTTGATTTTTATATTACTTTATACTCCTTGTGCTGCGGCTTTAGGGGCGGTATATCGAGAGGCTGGTATAAGATGGATGATATTTATTGGAATTTGGACTTTTATCATTGGTTGGTTATCTGCAACAATTTACTATCAAACAACTTTGATTGGACATTCACAATCAGCGGTTTGGTGGCTTTTGGGATGTGGGGCATTTATGCTAATTATGATTATCACTATGCGGATAGTAGGGCGATATTCTATTTTTAATCAAACAATAATTAGTTCATCTAACTCTAAAAATTCATCCTGCTGTTATTAA
- the tal gene encoding transaldolase, whose translation MSQLDEFKKLTVVVADTGDIDSIKQFSPEDATTNPSLVLKAAQLPQYHYLIDSAVETAKKLGGSKEQQLVNACDQVAVNIGAEILKLVPGRISTEVDARLSFDTQGCIDKARRIIELYQAKGIDKSRILIKIASTWEGIKAAEILEKEGINCNLTLLFSFAQARACAEVNAFLISPFVGRIYDWYQAKKPIDPYVADEDPGVVSVRNIFNYYKQHGYKTIVMGASFRKVDQILALAGCDRLTIAPNLLAQMQQSTATVTQKLNPNQAVVAPPAPMTEAEFRWQHNSDAMAVEKLAEGIRAFAVDQGKLEDMISALL comes from the coding sequence ATGAGTCAATTAGATGAATTTAAAAAGTTAACTGTTGTAGTTGCCGATACTGGAGATATCGATTCAATTAAACAATTTTCTCCAGAAGATGCCACAACTAATCCATCCCTTGTACTGAAAGCAGCTCAACTTCCTCAATATCATTATCTAATTGATTCTGCTGTAGAAACCGCTAAAAAATTAGGTGGTAGCAAAGAACAACAATTAGTTAATGCGTGTGATCAAGTTGCTGTAAATATTGGTGCTGAAATTTTAAAATTAGTTCCTGGTCGTATCTCGACCGAAGTGGATGCCCGTTTATCATTTGATACTCAAGGTTGTATTGATAAAGCACGTCGTATTATTGAACTCTATCAAGCAAAAGGTATCGATAAATCACGTATCTTAATTAAAATTGCTTCTACATGGGAAGGGATTAAAGCTGCCGAAATTCTTGAAAAAGAAGGTATTAACTGTAATTTGACATTACTTTTTTCGTTTGCACAAGCAAGAGCATGTGCTGAAGTTAATGCTTTTTTAATTTCTCCATTTGTTGGTCGTATTTATGATTGGTATCAAGCTAAAAAACCAATCGATCCTTATGTTGCAGACGAAGATCCTGGTGTCGTTTCAGTTCGTAATATCTTCAATTATTACAAACAACATGGCTATAAAACGATTGTAATGGGCGCAAGCTTCCGTAAGGTTGATCAAATTTTAGCACTAGCGGGGTGTGACCGTTTAACCATTGCCCCTAATTTGCTTGCACAAATGCAACAATCAACAGCCACTGTTACGCAAAAACTTAATCCAAATCAAGCGGTCGTTGCTCCTCCAGCACCAATGACTGAGGCTGAATTTAGATGGCAACACAATAGCGATGCCATGGCAGTTGAGAAACTTGCTGAAGGTATCCGTGCTTTTGCTGTTGACCAAGGTAAATTAGAAGACATGATTAGTGCATTACTTTAA
- a CDS encoding NAD(P)H-dependent oxidoreductase, with protein sequence MTIYRQLLQREENDNPIRVGVIGAGQMGRGMIAQIATIPGMSVTGISDINLEAAQQAAKDYKASASKENNILVSKNFKEVIQSKDVEIIVDATGVPEVGAKIALETLLAKKHLVLLNVEIDITIGPLMHKLFSAADLIYTGSDGDEPAATLEMYEFAKSMGMEVLVVGKGKNNKLKIEANPDTAQAEADSKHMSSHMLAAFQDGTKTMAEMNLLSNAMGFIPDVVGMHGVKGDLDSVLKDLNLKENGGVLNKFGVVEYVDGLAPGIFVIVKGQNPNVSNELNYLMKKGDRDHHILYRPFHLASLETPMTIAKAILNHDTAIVPCGAPVSETVAVAKKDIKIGERLDGIGGFCVRGVIETHADMKKNKNIPIGLISGNVVAKRDIPNGKFLTEDDVVLDETTTVWKLRKLQDEVFS encoded by the coding sequence ATGACCATCTATAGACAATTGTTACAAAGAGAAGAAAATGATAATCCAATTCGAGTTGGGGTTATTGGTGCTGGTCAAATGGGAAGAGGAATGATAGCGCAGATAGCAACCATTCCGGGAATGAGTGTAACTGGAATTAGTGATATCAATTTAGAAGCTGCACAACAAGCAGCAAAAGATTATAAGGCAAGTGCCAGTAAAGAAAATAACATTCTTGTTTCTAAAAATTTTAAAGAAGTAATTCAATCAAAAGATGTTGAAATAATTGTTGATGCAACAGGAGTACCTGAAGTAGGTGCAAAAATTGCATTAGAAACATTATTAGCCAAAAAACATTTAGTTCTTCTTAATGTTGAGATAGATATCACAATAGGCCCTTTGATGCATAAACTATTTAGTGCCGCTGATCTTATCTATACCGGTTCTGATGGAGATGAACCAGCAGCAACACTTGAGATGTATGAATTTGCCAAATCAATGGGAATGGAAGTTCTAGTTGTAGGTAAAGGTAAAAACAATAAACTAAAAATCGAAGCAAACCCTGATACAGCACAAGCTGAAGCTGATTCAAAACATATGTCATCTCACATGTTAGCTGCATTCCAAGATGGAACGAAGACTATGGCAGAAATGAATTTACTGTCTAATGCAATGGGGTTCATCCCAGATGTAGTTGGCATGCATGGTGTCAAAGGCGATTTAGATTCAGTACTTAAAGATTTAAATCTTAAAGAAAATGGAGGTGTTCTTAATAAATTTGGCGTTGTTGAATATGTTGATGGTTTAGCCCCTGGTATTTTTGTTATTGTTAAAGGTCAAAATCCTAATGTTAGTAATGAATTGAATTATTTAATGAAAAAAGGTGATAGGGATCATCACATTTTATATCGTCCTTTCCATTTAGCTAGTCTTGAAACACCAATGACTATTGCGAAAGCTATTTTAAATCATGATACCGCTATTGTTCCTTGTGGTGCTCCAGTATCTGAAACAGTTGCTGTTGCTAAAAAGGATATCAAGATTGGTGAAAGACTTGATGGCATCGGTGGTTTTTGTGTTCGTGGTGTAATTGAAACTCATGCGGATATGAAGAAAAACAAAAATATTCCAATTGGTCTTATCAGCGGTAATGTCGTTGCCAAACGAGATATACCAAATGGTAAGTTTTTAACTGAAGATGATGTTGTTTTAGATGAAACAACAACAGTTTGGAAGTTACGCAAACTTCAAGATGAAGTCTTTAGTTAA